A section of the Acanthochromis polyacanthus isolate Apoly-LR-REF ecotype Palm Island chromosome 1, KAUST_Apoly_ChrSc, whole genome shotgun sequence genome encodes:
- the LOC110957906 gene encoding cell cycle control protein 50A-like yields the protein MMASSYNAKEEDGHPSGASGHGGPGVVKSKKPDNTAFKQQRLPAWQPILTAGTVLPAFFVIGLIFIPIGIGLYVTSNNIKEFEIDYTGVNMDSPCYTCAKNFSWNNTTPCTCSVDFTLKQPFESNVFMYYGLSNFYQNHRRYVKSRDDSQLNGGRSLTDPSKECEPYRKNDELPIAPCGAIANSLFNDTLELFHIDSNGSRNAIPLVKKGIAWWTDKHVKFRNPGGNSNLTQAFLGTTKPVNWRKPVYELDPSDPENNGFINEDFIVWMRTAALPTFRKLYRIIQKKSSTTPTLPSGKYTLDIIYNYPVLSFDGRKRMILSTISWMGGKNPFLGIAYITVGSICFFLGVVLLIIHHKYDTRNNSADIPN from the exons ATGATGGCGTCCAGCTACAACGCCAAGGAAGAAGACGGACACCCGTCTGGTGCTTCGGGTCACGGTGGCCCAGGTGTCGTGAAAAGTAAAAAGCCGGACAACACAGCGTTTAAACAGCAGAGGTTACCGGCCTGGCAGCCCATCCTGACAGCAGGCACCGTGCTGCCAGCTTTCTTCGTTATCGGACTCATCTTCATCCCTATCGGCATCGGCCTGTATGTCACATCAAACAACATCAAAGAGTTCGAG ATTGATTACACTGGTGTGAACATGGACAGCCCGTGTTACACCTGTGCCAAAAACTTCAGCTGGAACAACACAACACCGTGTACCTGCTCTGTGGACTTCACATTGAAGCAGCCATTTGAG AGTAATGTCTTCATGTACTATGGCTTATCCAACTTCTATCAGAACCACAGACGCTATGTCAAGTCCAGAGATGACAGTCAGTTGAATGGCGGACGGTCTTTGACG GACCCCAGCAAGGAATGCGAGCCCTATCGTAAAAATGATGAACTGCCCATTGCTCCATGTGGGGCCATAGCTAACAGCCTTTTTAACG acACTTTGGAGCTGTTCCATATTGACTCCAATGGCAGCAGAAATGCAATTCCTCTGGTAAAAAAGGGCATTGCATGGTGGACAGACAAGCATGTGAAGTTTAGGAATCCTGGTGGAAACAGCAACCTTACCCAAGCTTTTCTAG GCACCACTAAGCCAGTGAACTGGAGAAAACCAGTGTACGAGTTGGACCCATCGGATCCCGAGAACAACGGCTTTATCAACGAGGACTTCATTGTGTGGATGCGCACGGCTGCGTTGCCCACCTTTCGGAAACTCTACCGCATCATCCAGAAGAAGTCCAGCACCACTCCAACTCTACCCAGTGGCAAATACACCTTGGACATCATCTACA ATTACCCCGTGCTCAGCTTTGATGGTCGCAAGCGAATGATCCTGAGCACCATCTCCTGGATGGGAGGGAAGAACCCCTTCCTGGGCATCGCCTACATCACTGTGGGCTCCATCTGCTTCTTCCTGGGTGTGGTTCTGCTCATCATCCACCATAAATATGACACCCGCAACAACAGTGCAGATATTccaaactaa